The genomic DNA CGGCGACAGTGTGCTGCCAACATCGTTCGCGCGCACGGCCAGTCGCGTGTCCACGTACGCCTACATGCGGGATGGCACCGATCGCTTTCTCGCCACCTTCGGTCCGGCAGAGTATCACTCGGCAGCGGACTACCAGAAGGCCGTAGGCGCCCCGCTGTTCACTTCGTCCATAGGCACCGAGGACAACTTCCGGAACATGGGCGGTGTGCACCTTGATCAGCGCGTGCTGGCAGCCGATGCGGACGCGGATCGCTTGTACCACGCACCTCGGCGTGCCATGCTAGCCGCGTATCTGGCAAATCTCGATGGACTCAAACTCGACGGCTACGTGTACCCGGCCATCCAGATGCCGCCGGTCGATGAAACGATGCCGCAAGATGGTCGCGTGAGCGAAGGGCCGCACTCGGCGACCAGCTGGGTGAACATGATTGGTGTGCCCGCCGTCGTCGTGCCGGCAGGGTTCTACAGCAGCGGGCTACCGTTCGGTCTGGAGTTCTCCGCTCGCCCGTGGACTGACGGCACCCTGTTAGGCATCGCGCACGCGTGGGAACAGTCCGCACATTCGCGGAAACCGCCAACGCTGGTGGAGCAGGGACTGCTCCCGGTCACGCCGGCGCGTCCGGGGCGTCGCTGACTGAAGCACTCACCACTAGCTTCCATTCACAGCCATCACGACGTACCGATTGCCTGGAGCGTTCCGCCAATGTCCGACTACATCACACTGAGCCCCGATCGTCGTCCCCGTGACGATGAGATCGACACCTACGGCCTGACGCACACCGGCAAGGTGCGCGAGATCAATCAGGATCACTTCCTGCTGGCGACCATCCATCGTCGGGTGGATGTGCTGCAAACCAGTCTCCCTGATGCCGCGCGACTGGAGGTCAACGACGAGCGATTGGCGTTCCTGGCCATGATCGCCGATGGCGTGGGAGGCGCGGTAAGCGGCGAGAAGGCGAGTGCGACCGCGCTCGAGAACGCGATGCACTACGTGGGCAGCAGCATGCGCTGCTACGATCGCGGCGAAGCGTCCGACGAGCAGTTCATCGAGCAGTTGCAGGAAGCCGCCATGAAGAGCCACGAAGCCGTCGTCGCGCGGGCTGCCGCAGAAGCGGACGGCCGCACGATGGCCACGACGCTCACCTTGTTTCTTGGTGTATGGCCCTGGTACTACCTGCTGCAGGTG from Gemmatimonadaceae bacterium includes the following:
- a CDS encoding serine/threonine-protein phosphatase; its protein translation is MSDYITLSPDRRPRDDEIDTYGLTHTGKVREINQDHFLLATIHRRVDVLQTSLPDAARLEVNDERLAFLAMIADGVGGAVSGEKASATALENAMHYVGSSMRCYDRGEASDEQFIEQLQEAAMKSHEAVVARAAAEADGRTMATTLTLFLGVWPWYYLLQVGDSRYYLYRDAVLTQVTRDQTLAQDLVDQGVFTRAVAAGSRLANVLSSAIGGETTTPVVTRLRASWRNVHLLCSDGLTKHVSDEKIAERLATMTSAKQVCEQLLQDALDDGGSDNITIVVGRAMPKDLPG